One window of the Corynebacterium glutamicum ATCC 13032 genome contains the following:
- the greA gene encoding transcription elongation factor GreA, with amino-acid sequence MASVDKQYITPETKAKLEEELNALIAHRPAVAAEINERREEGDLKENAGYDAAREMQDQEEARIKQISELLANSTTEREGIIEGVANVGSVVHVYYDGDENDKETFLIGTRAGASENPDLETYSEQSPLGAAILGAQEGDTRQYTAPNGSVISVTVVSAEPYNSAKAATLRGKN; translated from the coding sequence ATGGCAAGTGTAGATAAGCAATACATCACCCCAGAAACCAAGGCCAAGCTGGAGGAAGAGCTCAACGCCCTCATCGCACACCGCCCTGCAGTTGCTGCGGAAATCAATGAGCGCCGTGAAGAAGGCGACCTCAAGGAAAACGCTGGCTATGACGCCGCTCGTGAAATGCAGGACCAGGAAGAGGCCCGCATCAAGCAGATCTCTGAGCTGCTGGCCAACTCCACCACTGAGCGCGAAGGCATCATCGAAGGTGTCGCAAACGTTGGCTCCGTTGTTCACGTCTACTACGACGGCGACGAGAACGACAAGGAAACCTTCCTCATCGGTACCCGTGCTGGCGCTTCCGAGAACCCAGATCTTGAGACCTACTCTGAGCAGTCCCCACTCGGCGCTGCAATTCTCGGAGCTCAGGAAGGCGACACCCGTCAGTACACCGCTCCAAATGGTTCCGTTATCTCCGTAACTGTTGTTTCTGCAGAACCATACAACT
- a CDS encoding 3-deoxy-7-phosphoheptulonate synthase, with protein sequence MSSPVSLENAASTSNKRVVAFHELPSPTDLIAANPLTPKQASKVEQDRQDIADIFAGDDDRLVVVVGPCSVHDPEAAIDYANRLAPLAKRLDQDLKIVMRVYFEKPRTIVGWKGLINDPHLNETYDIPEGLRIARKVLIDVVNLDLPVGCEFLEPNSPQYYADTVAWGAIGARTTESQVHRQLASGMSMPIGFKNGTDGNIQVAVDAVQAAQNPHFFFGTSDDGALSVVETAGNSNSHIILRGGTSGPNHDAASVEAVVEKLGENARLMIDASHANSGKDHIRQVEVVREIAEQISGGSEAVAGIMIESFLVGGAQNLDPAKLRINGGEGLVYGQSVTDKCIDIDTTIDLLAELAAAVRERRAAAK encoded by the coding sequence ATGAGTTCTCCAGTCTCACTCGAAAACGCGGCGTCAACCAGCAACAAGCGCGTCGTGGCTTTCCACGAGCTGCCTAGCCCTACAGATCTCATCGCCGCAAACCCACTGACACCAAAGCAGGCTTCCAAGGTGGAGCAGGATCGCCAGGACATCGCTGATATCTTCGCTGGCGACGATGACCGCCTCGTTGTCGTTGTGGGACCTTGCTCAGTTCACGATCCTGAAGCAGCCATCGATTACGCAAACCGCCTGGCTCCGCTGGCAAAGCGCCTTGATCAGGACCTCAAGATTGTCATGCGCGTGTACTTCGAGAAGCCTCGCACCATCGTCGGATGGAAGGGATTGATCAATGATCCTCACCTCAACGAAACCTACGACATCCCAGAGGGCTTGCGCATTGCGCGCAAAGTGCTTATCGACGTTGTGAACCTTGATCTCCCAGTCGGCTGCGAATTCCTCGAACCAAACAGCCCTCAGTACTACGCCGACACTGTCGCATGGGGAGCAATCGGCGCTCGTACCACCGAATCTCAGGTGCACCGCCAGCTGGCTTCTGGGATGTCTATGCCAATTGGTTTCAAGAACGGAACTGACGGAAACATCCAGGTTGCAGTCGACGCGGTACAGGCTGCCCAGAACCCACACTTCTTCTTCGGAACCTCCGACGACGGCGCGCTGAGCGTCGTGGAGACCGCAGGCAACAGCAACTCCCACATCATTTTGCGCGGCGGTACCTCCGGCCCGAATCATGATGCAGCTTCGGTGGAGGCCGTCGTCGAGAAGCTTGGTGAAAACGCTCGTCTCATGATCGATGCTTCCCATGCTAACTCCGGCAAGGATCATATCCGACAGGTTGAGGTTGTTCGTGAAATCGCAGAGCAGATTTCTGGCGGTTCTGAAGCTGTGGCTGGAATCATGATTGAGTCCTTCCTCGTTGGTGGCGCACAGAACCTTGATCCTGCGAAATTGCGCATCAATGGCGGTGAAGGCCTGGTGTACGGACAGTCTGTGACCGATAAGTGCATCGATATTGACACCACCATCGATTTGCTCGCTGAGCTGGCCGCAGCAGTAAGGGAACGCCGAGCAGCAGCCAAGTAA
- the mca gene encoding mycothiol conjugate amidase Mca, translating into MSGLRLMAIHAHPDDESSKGAATMARYAAEGNQVMVVTCTGGERGDILNPAMDKPGILDNIFAVRQEEMAKAMEILGTEHRWLGYEDSGLPQGDPLPPLPEGCFALEDSDKVTQDLVKILREFRPHVIITYDENGGYPHPDHLKVHEVSMLAWEKSGDAAYAPELGAPWEPLKLYYTHGFIRQRMEMFHDLLIEQGKPSPYTPMLERWKANEADVMARVTTQVPCERFFDQRDDALRAHATQIDPAGAFFGTPVEVQRRLWPTEEFELAKTRVKTSIPEDDLFAGITPDAE; encoded by the coding sequence GTGAGTGGTCTACGCCTAATGGCGATCCACGCCCACCCTGACGACGAGTCAAGCAAGGGCGCAGCAACCATGGCGCGCTATGCAGCTGAGGGCAATCAAGTAATGGTTGTTACCTGCACTGGTGGTGAGCGTGGAGACATTCTCAACCCTGCTATGGATAAGCCAGGAATCCTGGACAATATTTTTGCTGTGCGTCAGGAAGAGATGGCGAAGGCCATGGAAATTCTTGGCACTGAGCACAGATGGCTAGGTTATGAGGACTCTGGGCTGCCCCAAGGTGATCCTTTGCCTCCTCTGCCTGAGGGCTGTTTTGCTTTAGAAGACTCGGATAAAGTCACCCAAGATTTAGTGAAGATTCTGCGCGAGTTCCGCCCACACGTCATCATTACCTATGATGAGAACGGCGGTTACCCACACCCGGATCACCTCAAGGTTCATGAGGTGTCGATGCTTGCATGGGAGAAGTCCGGCGATGCAGCGTATGCACCTGAGTTGGGCGCACCGTGGGAGCCACTGAAGCTTTATTACACCCACGGCTTTATCCGTCAGCGCATGGAAATGTTCCATGATCTGCTCATTGAACAGGGCAAGCCCAGCCCATACACCCCGATGCTTGAGCGTTGGAAGGCAAATGAGGCTGATGTGATGGCTCGAGTTACCACTCAGGTTCCTTGTGAGCGCTTCTTTGATCAGCGTGATGACGCCCTGCGTGCGCACGCAACTCAGATTGATCCTGCGGGTGCTTTCTTTGGAACTCCCGTTGAGGTGCAGCGTCGCCTGTGGCCGACTGAAGAGTTCGAATTAGCTAAAACTCGTGTGAAGACGTCGATCCCAGAAGATGACCTGTTTGCCGGAATCACACCCGATGCAGAATAA
- the pabB gene encoding aminodeoxychorismate synthase component I yields MRVLIIDNYDSFTFNLATYVEEVTGQAPVVVPNDQEIDEMLFDAVILSPGPGHAGVAADFGICAGVIERARVPILGVCLGHQGIALAYGGDVDLAPRPVHGEVSQITHDGSGLFAGIPETFEAVRYHSMVATRLPESLKATATSDDGLIMALAHEVLPQWGVQFHPESIGGQFGHQIIKNFLNLARTYRWQLTEKTIPLSVDSAAVFETFFAHSSHAFWLDDAQGTSYLGDASGPLARTKTHNVGEGDFFTWLKEDLAANSVAPGQGFRLGWVGYVGYELKAEAGARAAHTSSLPDAHLIFADRAIAVESDQVRLLALGEQDEWFEETIKKLHNLVAPRIPASGHLALQVRDSKDEYLDKIRRAQELITRGESYEICLTTKLQGTTDVAPLAAYLALRGANPTAYGAYLQLGDTSILSSSPERFITIDSAGYVESKPIKGTRPRGRTAQEDQEIIAELRSNPKDRAENLMIVDLVRNDLARGALPTTVKTSKLFDVETYATVHQLVSTVSAELGPRSPIECVRAAFPGGSMTGAPKLRTMEIIDELEAAPRGIYSGGLGYFSLDGAVDLSMVIRTLVIQNNHVEYGVGGALLALSDPEAEWEEIRVKSRPLLNLFGVEFP; encoded by the coding sequence ATGCGCGTTTTAATTATTGATAATTATGATTCTTTCACGTTTAATCTCGCCACCTATGTGGAAGAGGTTACGGGTCAGGCACCTGTGGTGGTGCCTAATGATCAAGAAATAGATGAGATGCTTTTCGACGCCGTCATCCTCTCACCTGGCCCGGGCCACGCCGGCGTTGCGGCTGATTTTGGTATCTGTGCAGGCGTCATTGAGCGTGCACGCGTTCCGATTTTGGGTGTGTGTTTAGGCCACCAGGGCATTGCGTTGGCCTATGGCGGTGATGTTGATTTGGCGCCCAGGCCGGTCCACGGTGAGGTTTCGCAGATCACCCATGATGGTTCAGGTTTATTTGCAGGCATCCCTGAAACGTTTGAGGCGGTGCGTTATCACTCGATGGTGGCAACCCGCTTGCCGGAGTCATTGAAAGCTACAGCTACCAGCGATGATGGTTTGATCATGGCATTGGCACATGAAGTGCTTCCGCAGTGGGGTGTGCAATTTCATCCGGAATCTATTGGTGGACAATTCGGCCATCAGATCATTAAGAACTTCCTTAATTTAGCGCGCACATATCGCTGGCAACTCACGGAGAAAACTATTCCGCTCAGCGTTGATTCAGCAGCGGTTTTTGAAACATTCTTTGCCCATTCCTCCCATGCTTTTTGGCTCGATGATGCCCAAGGAACCAGCTATCTTGGTGATGCCAGCGGTCCTCTCGCACGCACAAAAACCCATAATGTCGGCGAGGGGGATTTCTTCACCTGGCTAAAGGAGGATCTCGCCGCCAACTCAGTTGCGCCCGGTCAAGGTTTTCGTCTTGGCTGGGTTGGTTACGTTGGTTATGAGCTTAAAGCGGAAGCTGGCGCACGGGCTGCGCACACTTCGAGTCTTCCGGATGCGCACCTCATTTTTGCCGATCGCGCCATCGCAGTGGAATCGGATCAGGTTCGGTTGCTGGCGTTGGGGGAGCAGGACGAGTGGTTTGAAGAAACCATCAAGAAGCTGCATAATCTTGTCGCCCCGCGGATACCTGCGTCCGGACACCTCGCTTTGCAGGTTCGAGATTCCAAAGATGAGTATCTCGACAAAATTCGCAGAGCCCAGGAGCTGATTACTCGCGGCGAATCGTATGAAATCTGCCTGACCACAAAACTTCAGGGCACCACTGATGTGGCCCCTCTGGCTGCCTATCTAGCACTGCGTGGGGCCAATCCCACCGCATATGGTGCGTATCTTCAGCTGGGGGATACCTCTATTTTGAGTTCCTCGCCGGAGCGGTTCATCACCATTGATTCGGCAGGGTATGTGGAATCAAAGCCCATTAAAGGCACCAGGCCGCGTGGGCGAACAGCGCAAGAAGACCAAGAAATCATTGCTGAGCTGCGCAGTAATCCTAAAGATCGTGCAGAAAACTTGATGATCGTGGATTTGGTCCGCAACGACTTAGCCCGCGGCGCTTTGCCCACCACAGTTAAAACATCCAAGCTTTTCGACGTCGAAACCTACGCCACAGTCCACCAACTTGTCAGCACCGTCTCTGCAGAGTTGGGGCCACGCAGTCCGATTGAGTGCGTGCGCGCAGCATTCCCCGGTGGTTCGATGACTGGTGCCCCAAAGCTGCGCACCATGGAGATCATCGATGAGCTGGAGGCAGCTCCTCGCGGTATTTACTCAGGTGGCTTGGGATATTTTTCCCTCGACGGCGCAGTTGATCTCTCCATGGTGATCAGAACTCTCGTCATCCAGAACAATC
- a CDS encoding flavodoxin domain-containing protein codes for MSDYIVAFESAYGSTKQYAESLAQRLGVDALNFEQACAELAANPTAAIVVLSFVHGPSHPGAKFITDTDLSGHRVALCTVGMTLDDVVQKKDGAARSLGNKADDVTRFYLPGRLNYSELSTAHRTTMWTIVNMLKAKPLKNDNDKMMINTFDTDVDRVDESRLDAVEEWARGL; via the coding sequence ATGTCTGACTACATCGTCGCATTTGAATCCGCATACGGCTCTACCAAGCAGTACGCAGAATCTCTGGCGCAACGCCTCGGCGTAGATGCCTTAAATTTTGAACAAGCGTGTGCGGAACTCGCGGCGAACCCGACCGCAGCAATCGTGGTTTTGAGCTTTGTTCACGGCCCATCCCATCCAGGTGCGAAATTCATTACCGATACCGATCTCTCCGGCCACCGCGTCGCACTGTGCACCGTCGGCATGACGCTTGATGATGTCGTGCAAAAGAAGGACGGCGCAGCTCGATCACTGGGAAACAAGGCAGACGATGTCACCCGTTTCTACCTTCCGGGACGCCTTAATTACTCAGAGCTCTCGACCGCGCACCGCACCACCATGTGGACGATCGTCAACATGCTGAAAGCGAAGCCGTTGAAGAATGACAACGACAAAATGATGATCAACACTTTTGATACCGATGTTGACCGCGTCGATGAGTCCCGCCTGGACGCAGTGGAGGAGTGGGCGAGGGGCCTCTAG
- a CDS encoding DUF4307 domain-containing protein yields MSTNSNSPSNASGASNIPNTQRPASRYNSPRPEAAAGRNISGKIIAVIGVLLVIAIVIVGANFLKNRDAQTVSGQMGSFERIDDDTFRFEVDVTRDDPSQVAYCIVTAKDYSHAEVGRREVLVEPSDHSTVRISTLIPTREPAVSGGVYGCSTVIPSHMNL; encoded by the coding sequence ATGAGTACAAATTCCAACTCTCCATCCAACGCATCAGGCGCTTCGAACATTCCAAACACCCAACGTCCGGCTAGCCGATACAATTCGCCTCGCCCGGAAGCTGCTGCAGGCAGGAACATCAGCGGAAAAATCATCGCAGTCATTGGCGTGCTGCTGGTGATCGCCATTGTGATTGTTGGCGCAAACTTCCTCAAAAACCGCGATGCACAAACAGTGTCCGGCCAAATGGGTTCATTTGAACGCATCGACGACGACACCTTCCGCTTTGAAGTTGACGTCACCCGCGATGACCCAAGCCAAGTCGCCTACTGCATCGTGACCGCAAAGGACTACTCGCACGCAGAAGTCGGGCGTCGAGAAGTGCTTGTGGAGCCCAGCGACCACTCAACGGTGCGTATCTCCACGCTGATCCCCACCCGCGAACCAGCAGTTTCCGGTGGTGTTTACGGTTGTTCAACCGTGATCCCATCACATATGAACCTGTAA
- a CDS encoding isoprenyl transferase, with the protein MLNLPRLLYPVYERRLLRELDGAKQPGHVAIMCDGNRRWAREAGFTDVSHGHRVGAKKIGEMVRWCDDVDVNLVTVYLLSMENLGRSSEELQLLFDIIADVADELARPETNCRVRLVGHLDLLPDPVACRLRKAEEATVNNTGIAVNMAVGYGGRQEIVDAVQKLLTIGKDEGLSVDELIESVKVDAISTHLYTSGQPDPDLVIRTSGEQRLSGFMLWQSAYSEIWFTDTYWPAFRRIDFLRAIRDYSQRSRRFGK; encoded by the coding sequence GTGTTAAACCTGCCCAGACTGCTGTACCCGGTGTATGAGCGCCGTCTTTTAAGAGAACTAGACGGCGCCAAACAGCCCGGTCACGTTGCCATCATGTGTGATGGCAACCGACGCTGGGCCCGGGAAGCGGGCTTCACTGATGTCAGCCATGGGCACCGAGTGGGTGCCAAAAAGATCGGCGAGATGGTCCGCTGGTGTGATGATGTAGACGTCAATCTCGTGACCGTTTATTTGCTGTCTATGGAAAACCTTGGGCGATCCTCCGAAGAGCTGCAATTGCTGTTCGATATCATCGCCGATGTCGCTGATGAACTCGCGCGTCCTGAAACCAACTGTCGAGTCCGCCTCGTTGGTCATTTAGATCTGCTCCCAGACCCAGTTGCTTGTCGTTTACGCAAAGCTGAAGAAGCTACCGTTAACAACACAGGCATCGCAGTCAACATGGCTGTCGGTTATGGCGGACGCCAGGAAATCGTTGATGCCGTGCAAAAACTTCTGACCATCGGCAAGGACGAGGGCCTAAGCGTTGATGAACTGATCGAATCCGTCAAGGTAGATGCGATCTCCACTCACCTGTACACCTCTGGCCAACCAGACCCAGACCTGGTGATCCGCACCTCTGGTGAGCAGCGACTTTCCGGATTCATGCTGTGGCAATCTGCCTACTCCGAAATCTGGTTCACAGACACCTACTGGCCAGCCTTCCGACGCATCGACTTCCTCCGCGCCATTCGCGACTACTCGCAGCGCAGCAGAAGATTCGGTAAATAA
- the glyA gene encoding serine hydroxymethyltransferase produces the protein MTDAHQADDVRYQPLNELDPEVAAAIAGELARQRDTLEMIASENFVPRSVLQAQGSVLTNKYAEGYPGRRYYGGCEQVDIIEDLARDRAKALFGAEFANVQPHSGAQANAAVLMTLAEPGDKIMGLSLAHGGHLTHGMKLNFSGKLYEVVAYGVDPETMRVDMDQVREIALKEQPKVIIAGWSAYPRHLDFEAFQSIAAEVGAKLWVDMAHFAGLVAAGLHPSPVPYSDVVSSTVHKTLGGPRSGIILAKQEYAKKLNSSVFPGQQGGPLMHAVAAKATSLKIAGTEQFRDRQARTLEGARILAERLTASDAKAAGVDVLTGGTDVHLVLADLRNSQMDGQQAEDLLHEVGITVNRNAVPFDPRPPMVTSGLRIGTPALATRGFDIPAFTEVADIIGTALANGKSADIESLRGRVAKLAADYPLYEGLEDWTIV, from the coding sequence ATGACCGATGCCCACCAAGCGGACGATGTCCGTTACCAGCCACTGAACGAGCTTGATCCTGAGGTGGCTGCTGCCATCGCTGGGGAACTTGCCCGTCAACGCGATACATTAGAGATGATCGCGTCTGAGAACTTCGTTCCCCGTTCTGTTTTGCAGGCGCAGGGTTCTGTTCTTACCAATAAGTATGCCGAGGGTTACCCTGGCCGCCGTTACTACGGTGGTTGCGAACAAGTTGACATCATTGAGGATCTTGCACGTGATCGTGCGAAGGCTCTCTTCGGTGCAGAGTTCGCCAATGTTCAGCCTCACTCTGGCGCACAGGCTAATGCTGCTGTGCTGATGACTTTGGCTGAGCCAGGCGACAAGATCATGGGTCTGTCTTTGGCTCATGGTGGTCACTTGACCCACGGAATGAAGTTGAACTTCTCCGGAAAGCTGTACGAGGTTGTTGCGTACGGTGTTGATCCTGAGACCATGCGTGTTGATATGGATCAGGTTCGTGAGATTGCTCTGAAGGAGCAGCCAAAGGTAATTATCGCTGGCTGGTCTGCATACCCTCGCCACCTTGATTTCGAGGCTTTCCAGTCTATTGCTGCGGAAGTTGGCGCGAAGCTGTGGGTCGATATGGCTCACTTCGCTGGTCTTGTTGCTGCTGGTTTGCACCCAAGCCCAGTTCCTTACTCTGATGTTGTTTCTTCCACTGTCCACAAGACTTTGGGTGGACCTCGTTCCGGCATCATTCTGGCTAAGCAGGAGTACGCGAAGAAGCTGAACTCTTCCGTATTCCCAGGTCAGCAGGGTGGTCCTTTGATGCACGCAGTTGCTGCGAAGGCTACTTCTTTGAAGATTGCTGGCACTGAGCAGTTCCGTGACCGTCAGGCTCGCACGTTGGAGGGTGCTCGCATTCTTGCTGAGCGTCTGACTGCTTCTGATGCGAAGGCCGCTGGCGTGGATGTCTTGACCGGTGGCACTGATGTGCACTTGGTTTTGGCTGATCTGCGTAACTCCCAGATGGATGGCCAGCAGGCGGAAGATCTGCTGCACGAGGTTGGTATCACTGTGAACCGTAACGCGGTTCCTTTCGATCCTCGTCCACCAATGGTTACTTCTGGTCTGCGTATTGGTACTCCTGCGCTGGCTACCCGTGGTTTCGATATTCCTGCATTCACTGAGGTTGCAGACATCATTGGTACTGCTTTGGCTAATGGTAAGTCCGCAGACATTGAGTCTCTGCGTGGCCGTGTAGCAAAGCTTGCTGCAGATTACCCACTGTATGAGGGCTTGGAAGACTGGACCATCGTCTAA
- the coaA gene encoding type I pantothenate kinase: protein MAEQNAASTTGVKPSPRTPDFSPYLDFDRAQWRELRNSMPQVLTQKEVIELRGIGENIDLAEVAEVYLPLSRLIHLQVAARQQLTAATETFLGTSPSISVPFVIGVAGSVAVGKSTTARLLQVLLQRWNSHPRVDLVTTDGFLYPGAELIRRGLMSRKGFPESYDQRALLRFVTDVKSGKLEVNAPVYSHTAYDRVPGEFTTVRQPDILIVEGLNVLQTGPTLMVSDLFDFSVYVDARTEDIEKWYIDRFLKLRDTAFRRPGAHFSHYADMADPESIAVARELWQSINLPNLVENILPTRVRASLVLKKGSDHLVERVRMRKI, encoded by the coding sequence ATGGCAGAGCAAAACGCTGCAAGCACAACTGGTGTGAAACCTTCCCCACGCACACCAGATTTCAGCCCCTACCTTGATTTCGACCGCGCACAATGGCGCGAGCTGAGAAACTCAATGCCTCAGGTGCTGACCCAAAAAGAAGTCATTGAACTTCGAGGCATCGGAGAAAACATTGACCTCGCTGAAGTGGCAGAAGTCTACCTTCCGCTGTCCCGTCTGATTCACCTCCAGGTAGCGGCCCGACAGCAACTTACTGCAGCCACCGAAACCTTCCTCGGAACTTCCCCCTCTATCTCTGTGCCGTTTGTCATTGGTGTCGCGGGATCCGTCGCCGTCGGTAAATCAACCACCGCCCGACTCCTCCAAGTTCTGCTTCAGCGCTGGAATTCCCACCCCCGCGTGGACCTCGTCACCACCGACGGATTCCTCTATCCCGGCGCGGAACTAATCCGCCGCGGATTAATGTCCCGAAAAGGATTCCCCGAAAGCTACGACCAACGTGCACTCCTCCGCTTTGTCACCGACGTAAAATCCGGAAAACTCGAAGTCAACGCACCTGTCTACTCCCACACCGCGTACGACCGAGTTCCAGGCGAATTCACCACAGTCCGCCAACCCGACATTTTGATCGTCGAAGGCTTAAACGTCCTCCAAACTGGCCCAACATTGATGGTCAGTGACCTTTTCGACTTCAGCGTCTACGTAGATGCCCGCACCGAAGATATCGAAAAATGGTACATCGACCGCTTCCTCAAACTCCGCGACACTGCATTCCGTCGCCCCGGTGCCCACTTCTCCCATTACGCCGACATGGCTGATCCAGAGTCCATCGCCGTCGCTCGAGAACTGTGGCAATCGATCAACCTGCCCAACTTGGTGGAGAATATTCTTCCCACCCGAGTTCGCGCGTCGTTGGTACTGAAAAAAGGTAGCGATCACTTGGTGGAACGGGTGAGGATGCGCAAGATCTAG